The genomic stretch AAGAGTGGGCAGCGGCAGGTTTTGTTCACGGGTAACCACGGCGGTTACAGTAATGTATATTATGTTCAGGTCGATTCGACGTATGCTCCAATTGATCAACCGGGGGTTTTAATTCGTGGTGAGCGCAACAGTCAGTTTGAATCGTTTCATCTTCTGGATAGCCGGATGAGTGTGTCGGAAGATGGGCGATTGGCTTTTGTTACCAAAAGTGGGGAGGCAGATGTGATCCATATCTATGACCTAGAATCCGGCTCAATCGGACCCATCTACGGTTTTGATGGAATGCTTGCGCTGTATTCACCGTCCTGGAGCCCAGATGGGATGCATATTGCCTTTGTGGCGATTGATCAAAGCGGTTTCATAGATCTGTACGTTTATGATATCGAGGGGGATCGGCTAAGGCGGTTAACGAATGATAGTTATGATGAGCGTGATCCAGCCTGGAGCCCGGATAGCCATTATCTGGTTTTTTCCTCTGATCGGACTTCAAAGGGCTTCGAAAATTCCTACAACCTGTTCACGTATGAACTGGAGACGGGGACGATTGATTATGTCACCTATGGTTCGCAGCATGATTTTTCTCCCAGTTGGAGCCCGGATGGTTCTCAGATTATTTATACGAGTACGAAAAAAGATTCAATGGGACGTTATGGCGGCCAGGATCTTTATGTAATTGATACCAAGCCGACCCCGCCTGTTGTCGCACTAGCGGATACGAAAATCCATGAAATTAGACCACCAAGCCCCGGATTACGATGGAAAAAGCGCTTGACAGAGTTAACCACCGCGATCTATGATCCGGTTTGGACAGAGGATCATCAGGTCATCTTTTCTGCATTTGAGAACTATCGATTTACTGTGCGGGCTTTGGGTGGTTTGGATACATTATTGCAGAGACCTGTGTCGTTGCATCCAGAGCCCCAGGTCATAGAGCCCCAGGAACCCTGGACGTTTCCACGGATTGAGGCGACTTCTGAAACTGATCGTTTGCGGTATCGGCGGCGGTATGGATTGGATATTGCGCAAGGACAGATATCCAGCAGTGCAGTCTGGGGTACAGGTGGTGCCGCCGTCCTTGCCTTCTCAGATCTTTTGGGCAATGATCGTTTCTTTCTTACCATATTCAACACGAGCGAATACACGGGAGATTTTCTCAGAAGCCTAAATGTGAATATTTCCAGGTTGCATCTCAATCGCAGGGCGAACGTTGGGTACGGGGTTTATCGGTATGGGGGATTGAGGTATGATCTGACCGACCCGGATGCACCTACAGAGTTTCCGCGTTTCTGGGAGGAGGTATGGGGTGGATTTGGAGCAGTGAGTTATCCACTCTCGATGTTTCGACGGATTGATGTGGCGACATCTCTGAGTTGGGATCACAAGGAAGTACCTCAACGAAGGATTGATCGTCAGGCACTGTTGTTGACGAACCAAATCAGCCTAGTTCATGATAATGCATTGTTTGGTTATAATGGCCCCCAGGATGGATGGAGGGGGAGGATATCTGCGGCATATACGACTGATTTGCTGTATTCTAACGTAAATTACATAACGTTGGAGGCAGACATTCGGCATTATTTGAGGATAGCACGGAACGTGACCTTTGCGTCTCGCGCTTTGGGCCGTATGAACCATGGGCGTGAGGCCCGTTTGTGGTTCATGGGCGGAAGTTGGGACTTGCGGGGATACCCACTCTTTGATGTACGCGGCAAGAAGGCCTGGTTTACATCTCACGAGCTTCGCTTCCCTCTGGTTGAGAACCCTTCGGCATACGTTCCTCCTTTAGCAATTTTGGGGATTGTTAACCTTAGGGGTGCATTATTTTTTGATGCCGCGCACACTTGGAATGATCGGTACAACGAGCGAGTTCGCCAGATTTATGCCGGAGAAACCCTTGGTTCCACGGGCTTCGGGTTCCGACTTAATCTATTTGGTGGGTTTGTGCTCCGGTATGATCTAGGTTATCGTTTTCGTGATGCATTCAAGTCGCGGGAATCAAATCTTTTCCGTCAATTCTTTTTCGGGTTCGATTTTTAGGAATTGCTTATCACTTTTTCTGCTACTCTGCATTGGCTGCGGTGGGCTGGCGGTGAGTGTAGATGCACCATCAGCGACTCAAGCTGAGCCGCACCTACCCTTGGGAATCGCATGGACGTACAACGCCCGGGCGGGATTCGGACCAGATGCTCCACAGATTTTCGACAATTCTGTCATGGTTGCGACTAGACAGGGAATAGTTCATTTCATTGATGTAGTCACAGGTAAGCGAGGCGGAAATAAACGATTCGGAGACGCAATCAATGGGTCTCCTGCAGTGATCGGAAATACATTGATTGTGCCACTGGCAGGGGGACGTACGGCGTTAGCTGCATATGATCTGGACCGTGCGGATATGCGCTGGCGTCTTCGCGGGGATCCTATTCAGGTTGGGGTCACCGCCTTGGAGTCAGGGGGGATTTATGTGAATACCGCTGGAGAGGTGCGGCGTTTTGAGATAGACGATGGGGCAGTGGTCTGGACCCATCAGATAGAGGGGCGTGCACGCGTACATGCTTCTCCCTTGGTCCATCATCAGTTGGTTATTGTTGTCATTGATAATGGAACCGTTTTGGCGCTTTCGCTCAATGATGGAAGTCAGCTGTGGTCGGTAGATGTAGGTTCACCAATCTATGTCGCCCCAGAGATATATGGCGAAATACTATTGGTATCAACGACACGGGGGAGCCTATTTGCCATGGATGTACAGAAAGGAGAAATTCATTGGAACACAACATTGGCGGATGAGACTGTTCAGATTTCTTCACCGACTGCAGATCATGAGCTTGTGGTGGCAGGTGCATCCGATGGAGTTTTGCGGGTG from Rhodothermaceae bacterium encodes the following:
- a CDS encoding BamA/TamA family outer membrane protein; the protein is MRYTVAVWSLYVTLGVTVLPVFAQYNSHFGRNKIQYEDFDWNVLQTEHFDVYFYPEMQELAEHGAAFAEEAYAELQNRFNFSVTRRVPIVFYSSQLHFKQTNITDGFIPDGVGGFYEFLKGRVVIPANGNLHRFRRVVRHEMVHVFTMHKIARVYRDYRIPMDRLPPLWFTEGLAEYWSGPQDYQHEMIMRDAIFANYLVPLENMYRISGSYVMYKEGEALCRFISENYGEDKLLALIENAWIDRDFRKVIEYTLQEDLQEISIQWQQWLRKTYYPKLDAAQSPTLLTEGLSTEGFNSKPAFYQTKSGQRQVLFTGNHGGYSNVYYVQVDSTYAPIDQPGVLIRGERNSQFESFHLLDSRMSVSEDGRLAFVTKSGEADVIHIYDLESGSIGPIYGFDGMLALYSPSWSPDGMHIAFVAIDQSGFIDLYVYDIEGDRLRRLTNDSYDERDPAWSPDSHYLVFSSDRTSKGFENSYNLFTYELETGTIDYVTYGSQHDFSPSWSPDGSQIIYTSTKKDSMGRYGGQDLYVIDTKPTPPVVALADTKIHEIRPPSPGLRWKKRLTELTTAIYDPVWTEDHQVIFSAFENYRFTVRALGGLDTLLQRPVSLHPEPQVIEPQEPWTFPRIEATSETDRLRYRRRYGLDIAQGQISSSAVWGTGGAAVLAFSDLLGNDRFFLTIFNTSEYTGDFLRSLNVNISRLHLNRRANVGYGVYRYGGLRYDLTDPDAPTEFPRFWEEVWGGFGAVSYPLSMFRRIDVATSLSWDHKEVPQRRIDRQALLLTNQISLVHDNALFGYNGPQDGWRGRISAAYTTDLLYSNVNYITLEADIRHYLRIARNVTFASRALGRMNHGREARLWFMGGSWDLRGYPLFDVRGKKAWFTSHELRFPLVENPSAYVPPLAILGIVNLRGALFFDAAHTWNDRYNERVRQIYAGETLGSTGFGFRLNLFGGFVLRYDLGYRFRDAFKSRESNLFRQFFFGFDF
- a CDS encoding PQQ-binding-like beta-propeller repeat protein yields the protein MMHSSRGNQIFSVNSFSGSIFRNCLSLFLLLCIGCGGLAVSVDAPSATQAEPHLPLGIAWTYNARAGFGPDAPQIFDNSVMVATRQGIVHFIDVVTGKRGGNKRFGDAINGSPAVIGNTLIVPLAGGRTALAAYDLDRADMRWRLRGDPIQVGVTALESGGIYVNTAGEVRRFEIDDGAVVWTHQIEGRARVHASPLVHHQLVIVVIDNGTVLALSLNDGSQLWSVDVGSPIYVAPEIYGEILLVSTTRGSLFAMDVQKGEIHWNTTLADETVQISSPTADHELVVAGASDGVLRVFDLDTGEIKWSAQCSDALAARPLITSEVIYTGSMGNWFYAFDRHNGDLLQQIELRGRVKSAMALAEGGLIILTEPRYVVRLTPLNTDVHL